Below is a genomic region from Neisseria arctica.
AGCGGGTAATGAAATCCAGCTGACCGACGGTATTTCCCGTTTGTTGGATCATGAATTTGTGTTGGCGCATGCTTTTGACGGTACACGTTATGATTGCGGCAGTAAAATCGGCTATTTGGAAGCTACCCTCGCTTATGGTTTGAAGCATCCTGAAACGGGTGCTGAGTTTAGTAAGCTGCTGAAGCATTACGCAGAAAAAGCTTAAATCGACGGCAGATGGTTTTAGATGATTGTATTGCTTCTCCGGGTCAAGGCCGTCTGAAAAATTAGTAAACAGATAAGATTTAAGCCAATAAAAAACGGATTCCATTTTAGTTTGGAATCCGTTTTTTATTGATTTTGTTTTGATATGGGTGTTTATGGTGCTTCCCGATGGGTTTGATACCAATCGATAAATGCGGCGGGCTTGACGAAACCCAGCAAAGCTTCGCTACGACTGCCGTCCGCACGAATAATAAAAATTCCCGGAGGGCCGAATAGGCCGTATTCTTTAAGTAGGGCTTGGTGTTCCGGCGTATTTGCCGTTACGTCTATCGTAAAGAAACGGTTCATATCTACGGCTTCGGTGACTTCTGTCTGATTAAGGGTGTAGGCTGCCATTTCTTTGCATGAAATACACCATTCGGCATAGAAATCCAGTAATACGGGAGCATTAGAATTAGTATCCAAAGCCCTTTGCATGGCTGCTTTGAGTTCGCCGACATCCGTAAATACATGTCCATAAGTATGATTGCCCGTAGAGGTAGTAGGATTCAGCGTAAGAAAATGATGCAGAGCGGTACTTTGTCGGTTAATGCTTTGATAGCCGAACCAAGATCCCCCGGCCAACAAGACGATACCCGCTATCAGACTGAAAGATTTCAGACGGCCTGTTAATTTCGGTAATTTTGCCAGCATTAATCCGGCGGGAATGATCATTAGCAATGTATAAAGTGTTGCTACAACGGAATAAGGCAGGTAAGGAGTAGCCAAATAGACGGCAACGCCGAGCAGGATAAAGCCGAATGCGTATTTGATGCCGTTCATCCAAGTGCCGGCTTTAGGCAGAATATGACCGCCGAAAGTACCGATAAGGATTAGCGGTATGCCGGTGCCGATGGCCAACGTATAAAGCGCTAAGCCGCCAAGGGCTGCATCTCCGGTTTGCCCGATATAGCCGAGTGCGAATGCCAGCGGTGGAGCAACACAAGGACCGACGATCAGTGCTGAGAGCATACCCATCACGAATACAGATGCTACCTTGCCACCGGATAGGCGGCTGCTTTGCTGTTGGAAATAACTTTGTAATGATGACGGCAGTTGGATACTGAATACACCAAACATTCCTAAGGCCAGTATGACCATTAATACTGATGCGGCCAATACCACCCAAGGTTGCTGCAACCATACGGTTAGCAACGCACCTGTAAGTCCTGCGAAGACACCAACCAATGTATAGGTGAGCGCCAAGCCCTGTACATATATGAACGACAAAGTAAAAGCGCGTTGTTTGGAAGCGGATTTATCACCGACTACGATACTGGAAACAATCGGAATCAGGGGATACATACAGGCTGTAAAACTTAGCCCCAAACCGGCCAGAAAAAATGCCAATAAATTGGCATTCAGAGTATCCCACGATAAGGTAAACCGGCTATTGCTTCGGCTAGGAGAGCTTGCGGGCGCGTTATCGGAAGGGGCAAGGAAACGGTCTACACGGTTTGATGGTAGTGCTTCGGGTTGGTAAATTCCCTCGCTGCCGATATTAAAAGTGGTTTCAACCGGCGGATAGCAAACCCCCGCATCGGCACAGCCTTGGTAGCTGAGGGTGAGGATATAAGGTTGCGGTGTACGGTTGTATGGCCAGTTAATTTGTGCCGCCTGATGATAAACCGTTTGTTTTCCGAAAAATTCGTCTTCTTTAATTTCTCCGCGGCTGTATTGCGGGCTGTTCAAAAAGCCGGCAGGAGAGGTATCGGCAGTGATTTTAGATTGATACAGATAATAGCCGTTTGCAATTGAAAATTGCACATTGATTCCTTGTTTGGTTGCGATAACTTGGGGAATGAATGCCTGTTCGGGTGGTAATAGTTTGGATGCATCTATCCCCCATGCCGTTTGGACCAATGCAAATAAGGAAAGCAGAGCGTAAAAGAATTTTTTCATAATCGTGTTTAAGGGTTTCAAACCGTTTATGGATTAGTCATAGGTTTTCAGACGGCTTGGCATATATTTTAATTTTTTGAAGACGGATAATTGCCCGATCCAAGTAAATCCGTATAACCGCCGTGATTGGTTATGCGGGTATAGCCGAGTTGCCGGAGTATTTTGCGAGCCGTTTCGGCACGGCGACCGCTGCGGCAATACAGATTGATTTGCATATCTTTATTTGTGCTGACAGTAGCGATTTGTGCACCAATATGCTCAACCGGAATATTTATGGCACTTTGCAGATGGCCTTTATCAAATTCTTGCGGCGTCCGTACGTCAATCCAAATACCGTCAGTGCTTTTGAGTTCGGATGCCGAGGTTGTGTGAGGTACGGAGGCAGTTGTTAGAGCTACCATTATTGCCGTAATTAGTATGCCGGGCTGTTTTGAAACCATCAATCCGCCGAAATAAATAGTTTGATTGGGCGGATTATACCCTGTTCAGACGGCATTGGATGCCGGTACGACAGTATTTAATCAATTATTACGGATAAATGATTGGTTTTGCCTATGGCTTACGATTCATTTATGTATATGTAATATTACAAATAGATAAAATATAATGTAGGATACTATTAATATAAATATTAATTTAAGGGGTGCTGGTGTTCGGCAAAATATTACCCTTTTGGGTAACCGGTGTAGTGGTTTCATTTGCTTTGCCAACGGCTGAGGCATGGTTGATATTGGTTATGGTGTTACTGCTATTCGCAATG
It encodes:
- the dsbD gene encoding protein-disulfide reductase DsbD, with protein sequence MKKFFYALLSLFALVQTAWGIDASKLLPPEQAFIPQVIATKQGINVQFSIANGYYLYQSKITADTSPAGFLNSPQYSRGEIKEDEFFGKQTVYHQAAQINWPYNRTPQPYILTLSYQGCADAGVCYPPVETTFNIGSEGIYQPEALPSNRVDRFLAPSDNAPASSPSRSNSRFTLSWDTLNANLLAFFLAGLGLSFTACMYPLIPIVSSIVVGDKSASKQRAFTLSFIYVQGLALTYTLVGVFAGLTGALLTVWLQQPWVVLAASVLMVILALGMFGVFSIQLPSSLQSYFQQQSSRLSGGKVASVFVMGMLSALIVGPCVAPPLAFALGYIGQTGDAALGGLALYTLAIGTGIPLILIGTFGGHILPKAGTWMNGIKYAFGFILLGVAVYLATPYLPYSVVATLYTLLMIIPAGLMLAKLPKLTGRLKSFSLIAGIVLLAGGSWFGYQSINRQSTALHHFLTLNPTTSTGNHTYGHVFTDVGELKAAMQRALDTNSNAPVLLDFYAEWCISCKEMAAYTLNQTEVTEAVDMNRFFTIDVTANTPEHQALLKEYGLFGPPGIFIIRADGSRSEALLGFVKPAAFIDWYQTHREAP
- a CDS encoding rhodanese-like domain-containing protein, with the protein product MVALTTASVPHTTSASELKSTDGIWIDVRTPQEFDKGHLQSAINIPVEHIGAQIATVSTNKDMQINLYCRSGRRAETARKILRQLGYTRITNHGGYTDLLGSGNYPSSKN